Genomic DNA from Telopea speciosissima isolate NSW1024214 ecotype Mountain lineage chromosome 2, Tspe_v1, whole genome shotgun sequence:
CCACGTTGAGCCGCTACCTTGTCGGGCAAGCAAATGGATTTGCTGAGCTAGTACTCTGAATATCTTGGTATGGGAGTGATAGAGTCGACGATCAGGTCGGTTTAAGAGCGCAAGACCAACCCTCTTGTGGTTGGCCTAGCTCTATTCCTTAGATGTCTCCTCAGGGTTGGCTAACTTCCATATTCAGCATCTTGAGGATTATCCAATCCGATCACTCAACTCTGCTTCAGCCAACTCTGGGACCATGCTTGATGCCGACCTCAAGGGTCGGTTTGTAGCGTACCGCTCCTTTGTCGTCTGGCCTTGCCTTGCTACTCTATGGTCCCTTTGCGTACGCCCCAACCCAACACCAGAGATCAGGTCGGCTCTTTAGCAATTCATTGGGTATGGTGGTTCCATCCATCGAACTACTTTCGATCGATTGCTCCagatcagacttgaacttgtcATTAATTGTCATTTGGACCTGACCTCAGTTGTCACGTGTTCTTCCCTGATTGGTTGGTAACATTTTGGTTCAACAATGACCAAGTTTCCATAGTTGCTTTCTTTGTCATGAATGCCATGGCTGATTATATTGCGTTGCTTGGCGGAGATTGGATACACACGAATAGTTGCATTCCATCATCCCTTCACCAAGTTCTAGTGTTCTGGACCGATGGAGGAAAAGTAGTAAGACAAGCCGACAAAACTACAAGTACAAAGAGGGGAGGTGAGAGGGGGAAAGCATCCCTTTTATGGTACAAATGTGACCAGGAGAGTCGAACCcagatttggatcctctgctgccacCTGCCCATACGGCCGacgtgcagcctcacacagaTAGGGGCAAAAATGATTGCCCAACCCACTGCCCGAGGAGCCTACCCGGGTTGGGTCCACGTACGCCCTGCTTGTGTGAGGCTGCACGTTGGCCGCACAGGCAGGCAGcaggagaggatccaaattagTCAAACCAATGACCTCTTGGGCGACAAGCACTTCAACTTGCAAGCCTCCAACCAATCGAGCATGCTGCTGTTCACACAATTCAGGGAGGTCCGCATCCGGATTACTAAACAAAGTGAAAGTACTTTTACACGGGAGATTAATCTCCCCATCGGCTGAGGTGTTTATCATTTATTGATAGACATTTTTGCTTATTCATGGGCCGCTCACATAAGTTGGTGGGCGTTTTGCGTTAATTCTTCAGAGATCCAGGTGGGGTTTACTGATGTTTATCTTCACGAGTTCAACTTTTTCTTTATTCAAAATTTGGGTGAACTTTTAATGTTTCAGGTCTATAAATGTGAACTTATCAAGTCTCATTCCACATCCATATGAAACAACTTCATCCTCACTAAATTCAATCTCTCGTTCACAGTCACTCATTCATTCCTTCATGGAACTCTTGATGATGGCCGCGTTGGTTCTTGCGATTCCATTAATAATGTCCTGCCTCGTCAAGCTGGTGAATCAATGGAAAAAGCAAAGCAGCTGCTACATACTCCACTACGAGTGCTTCAAGCCCTCCGACGATAGGAAGTTTGACACAGAAATTGCCGACAAATACATAATGCGAAACAAGAACCTGGGCATCCACGAATTAAAGTTCTTGCTGCGATCCATCGTCAACTGTGGCATTGGCGAAGAGACTTACATACCCAAAAAAGTCATCTTGGGTGGAGAAGAATCTCTTAGTCTCCTGGATGGCATCTCCGAGCTGGATGAATTCTTCTACGATACCCTCGACAAACTCTTCCACCAGACTGGAGTTTCTCCGTCGGAGATCGACATACTCGTCGTGAATGTATCAATGTTTTCGACAGAACCCTCCCTGGCCGCAAGGATAATCAACAGATACAAGATGAGAGAAGACATTAAAGTGTTTAATCTCTCAGGGATGGGCTGTAGTGCAAGCCTCATCTCCATTGACATCGTCCAGAACGTCTTCAAGTCTTACAAGAAAGCGTTTGCTGTTGTGGTAGCGTCAGAGTCGATCGGTCCGAACTGGTATTCCGGCAACGACAAGTCCATGATGCTCGTCAATTGTCTGTTCCGGTGTGGTGGATGCTCTATACTGTTAACAAACAACCCAACTCTCCGGCACCGGGCCATGTTCCGGCTCAAGGGCCTTGTGCGAACCCACCTAGGTGCCAGCGACGAAGCCCACGAGTGTGCAGTTCAGAAGGAAGACGAACAAGGGCTACGCGGGTTTCACCTGAGCCGAAATTTGCCCAGGGCTGCCACCCGAGCTTTGTCTGAGAACCTCAGAGAGTTAGCCCCCAAGATTCTACCACTAAAGGAGCTTCTCCGTTACATCATCGTGTCATGGCTGATCCGACAGCCATCCCCTCCTTTGCCTGACTCTTCCAAAAgcacaggaggaggaggaaacaATAGAACCGGTCCGACTGTGAGATTTAAAACCGGTGTTGACCATTTTTGTCTACACACAGGCGGAAAAGCGGTTATCAACAGCGTTGGGAAGAGTCTTGAGCTGACGGAGTATGATTTGGAGCCGGCGAGGATGACGCTTCATCGGTTTGGAAACACGTCGGCCAGTAGCCCGTGGTATGTACTGGGCTACATGGAGGCAAAGAGAAGGCTTAAGAAAGGTGATAAGGTGCTGATGATAACCTTTGGTGCAGGTTTCAAGTGTAGTAGCTGTCTGTGGGAGGTAATGAGAGATTTGAAAGATGACAATGTGTGGAGAGACTGTATTGATAGGTATCCTCCAAAAGACCTAGTAAACCCTTTCATGGAGAAGTTTAGTTGGGTCATGGACGAGAACCCTGAAAACTTCTCTCGGGATTGAACAAATACATTGTTCTTGCTATTGCTTGAACAAATATAGATTTGTGGCTAGTTGGGTGGCTATTTGTCTTTCCTTCAGTCTTATCCTCTAAAAACCTATTGCTTGCTTGAACCTTAAGTGTGTACTGGTTAAGATGTAAACTATGTTGCATATGTGTTCGTCAAACCCGGTTtaataataaaatgtttatttctttttacgCATGCCATGTATATTTTATTGGGCTTGTAAGTTGTTCCATGGGATTTTCACCCAAAACGGTTCTCGGCTAGGGACTGAATCAGACATTCCGTTCATATGGTCGTCAAATTGTATTTTACCATAAATGAGTTTTCATTGCATAAATGTGCAAGTTATCTGAGGATGAGATTTGTACCCATCAGTTgacctttgacctgagagatctTATTCATTGCTATTGACGTATATAGAGTTCCAAGCATATGGAAACTCTATATACGATTCTAGTGTTTATTTTAGATAGGCtttctttcctattattttcATTATCACATGTACACAATCcacattatcacatgtggaaaATCTGCTCATTCCTTCTAGGGTTATATACCCTTCCTCTTGTATATATACATTAAGATCATCAATGAAAATACACTGAGAAttctcagctctaatatggaaTCATCCGCCGCTACTCCAACAAGTTAGCGGTCCAGGTCTCCTTCTATTGCCACTTCTTCTCTGATGGGCAACGGCCATGAAATCATCAATCCCACCCCTACTGTGCCTGCGCCTGGTACTCCTTTCCCTCAGGCGCATCACTATATCTCTATCAAACTCACATCCAATAACTATCTGTTTTAGTAGACACATGTTGAACCTATTCTGTTGCCACAAAATTTGTCTGGTACTTTGATGGCATTGTTCCAGGTTCATCCGATGCACTTGCTGTTGCAAATTGGCGTTGTCAGGATGCGATGATCTAAAGTCTATTAATCGAATGATCTCTAAGGAGGTCT
This window encodes:
- the LOC122651917 gene encoding 3-ketoacyl-CoA synthase 12-like yields the protein MELLMMAALVLAIPLIMSCLVKLVNQWKKQSSCYILHYECFKPSDDRKFDTEIADKYIMRNKNLGIHELKFLLRSIVNCGIGEETYIPKKVILGGEESLSLLDGISELDEFFYDTLDKLFHQTGVSPSEIDILVVNVSMFSTEPSLAARIINRYKMREDIKVFNLSGMGCSASLISIDIVQNVFKSYKKAFAVVVASESIGPNWYSGNDKSMMLVNCLFRCGGCSILLTNNPTLRHRAMFRLKGLVRTHLGASDEAHECAVQKEDEQGLRGFHLSRNLPRAATRALSENLRELAPKILPLKELLRYIIVSWLIRQPSPPLPDSSKSTGGGGNNRTGPTVRFKTGVDHFCLHTGGKAVINSVGKSLELTEYDLEPARMTLHRFGNTSASSPWYVLGYMEAKRRLKKGDKVLMITFGAGFKCSSCLWEVMRDLKDDNVWRDCIDRYPPKDLVNPFMEKFSWVMDENPENFSRD